A genomic stretch from Kwoniella europaea PYCC6329 chromosome 2, complete sequence includes:
- a CDS encoding calcium/proton exchanger → MITPAVVEPEPEPDIEGFTPSSLHTHTNSQQPTTVHSQQQINNVTPSGEEQKIHNDQDAFTKSIGPNQDDGLLTNTPGGKSGGGGGGGILKQPGSRSSSFARTILKPRSNRGHSRMPSITITDTGNTNEKAQDQGQGQVRQSVDDGRTDFSPPARSSSAPNLGGKSRLAPLKSLSVSIPLPPKRGPPEGEVQHIKKTFIEPTWKESFRNTIKSQPFLVAMPVLLPISWALHLTHQDSVAVFVTSLIAIVPLAGGLGFATEELAHRVGEAWGGLLNASFGNAVELLIAILALVKGDIDIVQASMVGSILSNVLLVLGMSYFAGGLRFHEQLYTVIGAQMHISLLGLSLLAIVLPAAYHVAYPNVRNVVTDTRSGLQPEGEELQNLLKMSRGLSFILLAVYGMFLTFQLYTHAYLFRIPKEKVAHPLPGPAPHHEHVFPRPHWVSSIADSSSSSSSSSSSGSSIRSGRSGHSPFKRFRRFSVSSKKDRKQARDGAEADTEDNTVIGSVPTSNAGEKTLSPTGTRQSPTVTTASPVVTRSNTDEDYLQPPPINDDRDIEAASVSSSHNVIIDEDGTVHVQPKVKFWFALGMLTIVTGLAGFTAECLVDSIDGLTETGNVSREFVGLILLPVIGNSVEHITAVTVSVKDKLNLSMSIAVGSSIQVSLCLLPILVLIGWAIGQPMLLFFDNFETITLVVSLLLVNFAIADGRTNYLEGFVMMMAYLSIALVCWFYDPAV, encoded by the exons ATGATCACTCCTGCAGTCgttgaacctgaacctgaacccGATATAGAGGGCTTTACTCCCTCTTCATTACATACTCATACCAACAGCCAACAACCTACTACTGTACATAGTCAACAGCAAATCAACAACGTTACTCCTTCTGGAGAAGAACAGAAGATTCacaatgatcaagatgctTTCACCAAGTCGATTGGACccaatcaagatgatggacTGCTCACAAACACTCCAGGTGGCAAAtccggtggtggtggtggtggtgggataCTTAAGCAACCAGGATCGAGATCGTCATCATTTGCCAGGACTATCTTGAAGCCTAGATCGAATCGAGGTCACTCTAGAATGCCATCAATCACTATCACCGATACCGGTAATACGAACGAGAAAGCTCAAGACCAAGGACAAGGGCAAGTACGTCAATCGGTCGATGATGGTAGGACCGATTTCAGTCCTCCAGCTAGATCAAGCTCTGCACCTAATCTAGGAGGTAAGAGTAGATTGGCCCCACTCAAGAGCTTATCGGTATCCATCCCTTTGCCACCCAAACGAGGACCACCCGAGGGCGAGGTGCAACATATCAAGAAGACTTTTATTGAACCTACTTGGAAGGAGAGTTTCAGA AACACCATCAAGTCTCAACCTTTCTTGGTGGCCATGCCTGTCCTTCTACCTATCTCTTGGGCACTACATCTCACTCATCAAGATTCAGTGGCCGTCTTCGTTACCTCGTTGATTGCCATCGTTCCTCTTGCTGGTGGTTTAGGTTTtgc CACTGAAGAACTTGCTCATCGAGTCGGTGAAGCGTGGGGTGGTCTCCTTAACGCTTCGTTTGG TAACGCCGTCGAATTGCTCATTGCCATTCTCGCTTTGGTCAAGGGTGATATCGACATCGTGCAAGCTTCCATGGTTGGAAGTATCCTCAGTAATG TCCTTCTCGTCTTGGGTATGAGTTATTTC GCCGGTGGTCTTCGATTCCACGAACAATTGTATACGGTCATCGGCGCTCAAATGCACATCTCCCTCCTGGGTCTCTCG CTACTTGCCATTGTCCTTCCCGCTGCATATCACGTGGCTTATCCCAACGTGCGAAATGTTGTGACCGATACTCGATCAGGCCTTCAACCAGAAGGTGAAGAGCTTCAAAATCTACTCAAAATGTCTCGAGGACTGAGTTTCATCTTGTTGGCCGTGTACGGAATGTTCCTTACCTTCCAATTGTACA CCCACGCATACTTGTTCCGGATACCCAAAGAGAAAGTCGCACATCCACTTCCCGGTCCTGCACCTCATCACGAACACGTGTTCCCTAGACCTCATTGGGTGTCGTCCATCGCCGAttcgtcctcatcgtcctcttcatcgtcttcttctggGTCATCCATCCGATCTGGAAGATCAGGACATTCTCCATTCAAGAGATTCAGACGGTTCAGtgtatcatcgaagaaggatagaaAACAGGCTCGCGATGGCGCTGAAGCCGATACCGAGGATAATACCGTCATCGGTAGTGTCCCCACTTCTAATGCTGGTGAAAAGACCTTATCGCCGACAGGAACAAGACAAAGCCCAACTGTGACTACTGCCTCTCCTGTGGTCACAAGAAGTAACACAGATGAAGATTACCTTCAACCACCGCCCATCAACGATGATAGGGATATCGAGGCGGCGTCTGTCTCGTCTTCGCACAACGTCATCATCGATGAGGATGGTACTGTTCACGTCCAACCCAAGGTGAAATTCTGGTTCGCCCTAGGAATGTTAACTATCGTTACCGGTTTGGCCGGTTTCACCGCTGAATGTCTGGTCGATTCCATCGATGGGTTGACGGAAACTGGAAATGTATCGAGGGAATTTGTCGGTCTGATCTTATTGCCTGTTATCG GTAATTCCGTGGAACATATCACAGCCGTCACTGTATCAGTGAAAGATAAATTGAACTTGTCCATGTCTATCGCTGTGGGATCTTCAATACAAGTTTCACTCTGTCTTCTACCTATCTTGGTATTGATAGGTTGGGCAATTGGTCAACCGATGTTATTGTTCTTCGATAATTTCGAAAC CATTACTTTGGTCGTTTCATTGCTTTTGGTCAATTTCGCAATTGCAGATGGACGAACCAACTATCTAGAAGGGTTCGTCATGATGATGGCTTATTTGTCTATCGCTTTGGTTTGTTG GTTCTACGACCCAGCTGTCTAA
- a CDS encoding glutamate-tRNA ligase, whose amino-acid sequence MRTITSIPLIRTILPKSTICERCHSTSTSSEIPTPARLRFAPSPTGHLHLGGLRTALFNHLLARKWKGKWLLRIEDTDRTRFTEGAVDSLRGSLEWAGLDYDEGVGIGGKYGPYTQSERLDIYHHYTKELLSRNEAYECFCSPNELEAIKVLLKQQGMRHSYDGRCRHITDEEKVRKKKAGAKYVVRYKSSSESMDIPPDLIFGDNQPSAPTAGFDDFVLMKSDGWPTYHLASVVDDHLMEISHVLRGEEWLPSIPKHHSLYKAFGWTPPKFAHLPLLCNPDGTKLSKRKGDTFVEHYMKQGYEPSALLNFLALMGWDYHSALSSKTTLDPHIRNDGHSLYELFTMDQLIEAFDITHIAHRKAAVNQLKLDFLNKMTLRRMAGRLGNDGVMVNSGKISHDNGNEGEREGLIRRFQQGLRDEKVLKGCELVEDVQYVEKVFDAELPRTTILTEMPMHSIFYFLPPTYTCHESQSMLKDLTSRIYCQYVSLFADTLQQSASSSSSTTLNEDLVWDVIHGLLDQLGIDRKPKLLVPIRHALTERKKGPSIPELITILGLDETLSRLRRGVEYVREFDQSNKRKQDQVE is encoded by the exons ATGCGGACGATCACTAGTATACCTCTCATCCGAACGATTTTACCAAAATCAACGATATGTGAACGATGTCATTCGACATCGACCAGCTCGGAAATTCCAACGCCAGCAAGATTACGGTTTGCTCCCTCGCCTACGGGTCACTTACATCTCGGAGGTCTACGAACGGCTTTATTCAACCATTTACTAGCTAGGAAATGGAAGGGGAAGTGGCTGTTGAGGATAGAAGATACAGATAGG ACTAGGTTCACGGAAGGTGCTGTAGATAGCTTGAGAGGGTCTTTGGAATGGGCTGGACTAGATTATGACGAAG GAGTCGGAATAGGCGGGAAGTACGGACCATATACTCAA TCGGAAAGGCTggatatatatcatcattatacCAAGGAACTCTTGTCA CGAAATGAAGCATACGAATGTTTCTGCTCGCCCAACGAACtggaagctatcaaagtaTTGTTGAAGCAGCAAGGGATGAGACACAGCTACGATGGACGATGTAGGCATATTACAGATGAGGAGAAAGTGAGGAAGAAAAAAGCTGGGGCAAAATACGTTGTGCGATACAAA TCCTCCTCCGAATCAATGGACATACCTCccgatctcatcttcggcGATAATCAGCCTTCAGCGCCTACAGCAGGATTCGATGATTTCGTGTTGATGAAATCTGATGGATGGCCTACATATCATTTGGCAAGTGTGGtagatgatcatctgatgGAAATCAGTCATGTTTTACGGGGTGAG GAATGGCTACCCTCTATACCCAAACATCATTCCCTTTACAAAGCATTCGGATGGACCCCACCGAAATTCGctcatcttcctttactATGTAATCCGGATGGTACCAAGTTAAGtaagagaaaaggagatacGTTCGTAGAGCATTACATG AAACAAGGCTACGAACCCTCTGCTCTCTTAAATTTCCTAGccttgatgggatgggacTATCATTCAGCCCTATCATCCAAAACGACCCTAGATCCTCATATCCGTAACGATGGTCATTCGCTATACGAACTGTTCACGATGGATCAACTGATAGAAGCGTTCGATATTACGCATATTGCGCATAGGAAAGCGGCTGTGAATCAGTTAAAGTTGGATTTCCTGAATAAGATGACGTTGAGGAGAATGGCTGGTAGATTAGGCAATGATGGAGTGATGGTGAATAGTGGGAAAATCTCTCATGACaatgggaatgaaggtgaaagagagggtTTGATTAGGAGGTTTCAGCAGGGATTGAGGGATGAGAAAGTTTTGAAGGGATG CGAATTGGTGGAGGATGTACAGTATGTCGAAAAAGTATTCGATGCTGAATTA CCCCGTACCACCATCCTCACCGAGATGCCTATGCATTCGATATTCTATTTCCTACCTCCCACATATACATGCCACGAATCACAGTCGATGTTGAAAGATCTCACATCGAGGATatact GTCAATATGTATCCTTGTTCGCAGATACACTCCAACAATCCGCCAGTAGCAGTTCCTCTACAACACTGAACGAGGATTTAGTATGGGATGTGATTCATGGATTATTAGATCAATTGGGTATAGATAGGAAACCGAAATTGTTGGTTCCGATAAGACATGCTTTGACGGAGAGGAAA AAAGGACCTAGTATACCTGAATTGATAACGATCTTGGGATTAGACGAAACTTTATCAAGATTGAGGAGAGGTGTTGAATACGTCAGAGAATTCGATCAATCCAATAAACGGAAGCAAGATCAAGTAGAGTGA
- a CDS encoding 6-phosphogluconate dehydrogenase, decarboxylating 1, giving the protein MSSDLADVGLIGLAVMGQNLILNMNDKGFKVCAFNRTTSKVDHFLANEAKGTNIIGAHSIQELCSKLKRPRRIIFLVKAGQAVDDFIAQLEPYLEKGDIIIDGGNSHYPDSIRRTHELEAKGLLFVGSGVSGGEEGARNGPSLMPGGSDAAWPHIKEIFQKTAAQAQGEPCCDWVGETGSGHYVKMVHNGIEYGDMQLIAEAYDILKRGLDLDEAEIAEIFEKWNTGVLDSFLIEITKDILKFNDTDGVPMVRKILDKAGQKGTGKWTAIDALDNGMPVTLIGEAVFARCLSAVKDERVRASKIIAAPERQPFQGDKQQFIDDLEQALYASKIISYAQGFMLMREAAKVNNWHLNNAGIAAMWRGGCIIKSVFLSDITAAYRENPELENLLVSPFFLNALAKAQPGWRRVIAQSTLWGIPIPAFTTALSFFDGYRTETLPANLIQAQRDFFGAHTFRVVPGYGNDHLKEGEDVHVKWTATSGNVSSSTYNA; this is encoded by the exons ATGTCTTCTGATCT CGCCGACGTTGGTCTTATCGGTTTGGCCGTTATG GGTCAAAACTTGATCCTTAACATGAACGACAAAGGATTCAAGGTTTGTGCTTTTAACCG AACCACCTCAAAGGTCGACCATTTCCTTGCCAACGAGGCTAAGG GAACCAACATCATCGGTGCCCACTCTATCCAAGAACTCTGCTCCAAGCTCAAGAGACCTAGAAGAATCATCTTTCTCGTTAAGGCTGGTCAAGCCGTTGACGATTTCATCGCTCAACTTGAACCTTACCTCGAAAAGggtgatatcatcattgacGGTGGTAACTCCCACTACCCCGATTCTATCCGAAGAACCCACGAACTCGAAGCCAAGGGTCTCTTGTTCGTTGGTTCAGGTGTTTCCggtggtgaggaaggtgCTAGAAATGGTCCTTCTTTGATGCCTGGTGGTTCTGATGCCGCCTGGCCTCACATCAAGGAAATCTTCC AAAAAACCGCTGCCCAAGCTCAAGGTGAACCTTGTTGTGACTGGGTTGGTGAGACCGGTTCAGGACATTACGTCAAGATGGTCCACAACGGTATTGAATACGGAGATATGCAATTGATCGCCGAGGCTTACGATATCCTCAAGAGAGGTCTTGACCTCGACGAAGCTGAGATCGCTGAGATCTtcgagaag TGGAACACTGGTGTCCTCGACTCTTtcctcatcgaaatcaccaaAGATATCCTCAAATTCAACGATACCGACGGTGTCCCCATGGTCCGAAAGATTCTCGACAAAGCCGGTCAAAAAGGTACCGGTAAATGGACTGCCATCGATGCTCTCGACAACGGTATGCCCGTAACTCTTATCGGTGAAGCCGTGTTCGCTCGATGTCTCTCTGCCGTCAAGGACGAGCGAGTAAGAGCTTCCAAGATCATCGCTGCTCCTGAGAGACAACCATTCCAAGGTGACAAGCAACAATTCATCGA TGACCTCGAGCAAGCTCTTTACGCttccaagatcatctcttaCGCTCAAGGATTCATGCTCATGAGAGAGGCCGCCAAGGTCAACAACTGGCACTTGAACAACGCCGGTATCGCCGCTATGTGGAGAGGTGGATGTATCATCAAATCCGTTTTCCTTTCCGATATCACTGCCGCCTACCGAGAGAACCCAGAATTGGAGAACTTGTTGGTttcccccttcttcttgaacgCCTTGGCCAAGGCTCAACCAGGATGGAGACGAGTGATCGCTCAATCTACCCTCTGGGGTATCCCCATCCCCGCTTTCACCACTGCTCTTTCGTTCTTCGATGGATACAGGACTGAAACCCTCCCTGCCAACCTTATCCAAGCTCAACGAGACTTCTTCGGTGCTCACACTTTCCGAGTCGTTCCTGGATACGGTAACGATCACctcaaagaaggtgaagatgttcACGTTAAATGGACTGCTACTTCCGGTAAcgtctcttcctccacttaCAACGCTTAA